The following coding sequences are from one Mugil cephalus isolate CIBA_MC_2020 chromosome 9, CIBA_Mcephalus_1.1, whole genome shotgun sequence window:
- the gap43 gene encoding neuromodulin yields MLCCIRRTKPVEKNEEADQKIEQDGTPNKPEDKAHKAATKIQASFRGHITRKKMKDGEEEKDGDSPAAAEEATEGGEEAKKAEGEEAPAKQEEAAGEEAKKEEESSQAKSPVADKPANSPAVAATSPVAAAPAAASPTANTAPSEPQKEEPKAEEKVEEKPKEVEAPAAAAKSPTTATAGEKEEEKSEEKKEEARQADVPAAVSPTAEKEEPNQTKDKDAAEESKAEEATPADAAAEATESKDD; encoded by the exons GTGGAGAAGAATGAGGAGGCAGACCAGAAGATTGAACAGGATGGCACCCCCAACAAACCCGAGGACAAGGCCCACAAGGCTGCGACCAAAATACAGGCCAGCTTCCGTGGACACATAACTCggaaaaagatgaaagatggagaggaagagaaggacgGAGACagtcctgctgctgcagaggaggcgacagagggaggagaggaggccaagaaagcagagggagaggaggcacCTGCTAagcaggaggaggctgcaggagaagaggccaagaaggaggaggagtcaagCCAAGCCAAAAGCCCGGTGGCAGACAAGCCAGCTAACTCTCCTGCGGTCGCAGCGACGTCTCCTGTAGCGGCAGCCCCGGCTGCTGCCTCTCCCACGGCCAACACGGCGCCCTCTGAACCCCAGAAAGAGGAGCCTAAGGCGGAGGAGAAAGTCGAGGAGAAGCCCAAAGAGGTGGAGGCTCCAGCGGCTGCCGCCAAGAGTCCCACCACAGCCACAGctggggagaaggaggaggagaagagtgaggagaaaaaagaggaggccAGACAAGCCGATGTGCCTGCTGCTGTCAGTCCGACAGCTGAGAAGGAGGAGCCTAACCAAACAAAAGATAAAG ATGCTGCTGAGGAGTCTAAAGCAGAGGAGGCCACCCCGGCAGACGCAGCAGCTGAAGCCACTGAGTCCAAGGACGACTAA